In Leptospira terpstrae serovar Hualin str. LT 11-33 = ATCC 700639, the following are encoded in one genomic region:
- the dgcR gene encoding diguanylate cyclase DgcR codes for MEKEGKKILIIEDSELQRKLLNRWISNHGYVPIEAVSLSDAREIIIKDQIDVVLLDWELPDGSGIELISEIFSSSPVGWLPIIMVTGHTEPENLKLAIEAGATDYITKPAKEIELLARIFSALRMKSLHDQLRETAIRDVMTGLYNRRYMEERIDQEFQRCKRHKHNLSLAMLDIDFFKKVNDTYGHETGDIVLKRFATELKSSLRKSDIISRFGGEEFVIVFPETAVADASRVLDKIREVVSGIELQSEAGQKFKVSFSGGVAGGDVTSIENPVELLRSADKLLYEAKSSGRNRIAS; via the coding sequence ATGGAGAAAGAAGGAAAAAAAATTCTCATCATTGAAGATTCTGAATTACAAAGGAAACTTCTTAATCGATGGATTTCGAATCATGGATACGTTCCCATTGAGGCGGTATCTCTTTCCGATGCAAGGGAGATCATCATCAAAGACCAAATTGATGTGGTTCTTCTTGATTGGGAGTTGCCAGACGGATCCGGGATTGAATTGATCTCAGAAATATTCTCTTCATCTCCGGTAGGTTGGCTTCCTATCATTATGGTCACAGGCCATACGGAACCTGAAAATCTAAAACTTGCTATTGAGGCAGGAGCTACCGACTATATCACAAAACCCGCTAAAGAAATTGAACTTTTAGCGCGAATCTTTAGTGCCTTAAGAATGAAATCATTACATGATCAATTGCGTGAAACTGCAATTCGCGATGTTATGACTGGTTTGTATAACCGTCGCTATATGGAAGAACGGATTGATCAAGAATTCCAAAGATGCAAAAGACACAAACACAATCTGTCTTTGGCAATGCTTGATATAGATTTTTTTAAAAAGGTCAATGACACTTATGGGCATGAAACAGGAGATATAGTTCTCAAACGTTTTGCAACTGAATTGAAATCATCTTTACGAAAGTCAGACATTATTTCTAGATTTGGTGGTGAAGAGTTTGTGATTGTTTTCCCAGAGACAGCAGTTGCCGACGCCTCTCGAGTGTTAGACAAAATTCGAGAAGTGGTTTCAGGTATTGAATTACAATCAGAGGCTGGGCAAAAATTTAAAGTTTCCTTTAGTGGCGGTGTAGCAGGAGGAGATGTCACTTCTATAGAAAATCCAGTGGAATTACTTAGGAGTGCAGATAAACTTTTATATGAAGCAAAGTCCTCTGGGCGAAATAGGATTGCAAGTTAA
- a CDS encoding serine/threonine protein kinase — translation MDINHSFYQLTPDTILNALESLGYETTGRFYPLNSVENRVYDIETTNAGRIVVKFYRPGKWSYDEILEEHRFLHELSSEEIPVLTPILIEGKTLFEWSGIFFAIWPLRNGRIVEEIAGGDLERVGALLGRIHAVGKKSDSIHRPTLDIPSYGLKSLNFILEKKLIPNQTLAERYKTTALRSFEIFESLVKEFQIPFQRIHGDCHKGNLLVSPDGYSILDFDDFLVGPIVQDFWMLLPLGENDRKNDLFQFLQGYTMFAEFDENWLQLVEPLRIVRYIHYAAWIAKRWEDPSFPSLFPHFGTEEYWLKETLDLESAKKDLEEQSIEGITKTTDTEPEMTNKDFFWDWEN, via the coding sequence TTGGATATCAATCATTCATTTTACCAACTAACACCAGATACAATTCTTAATGCACTAGAATCATTGGGATACGAAACTACCGGTAGGTTTTATCCATTAAACAGTGTCGAAAATCGTGTTTATGATATTGAAACTACCAATGCCGGTAGAATCGTAGTAAAGTTCTATCGACCAGGTAAATGGTCTTATGATGAAATTCTAGAGGAACATAGGTTTTTACATGAACTAAGCTCCGAAGAGATTCCTGTACTAACTCCCATTCTCATTGAAGGAAAAACTTTATTTGAGTGGTCTGGAATCTTTTTTGCCATTTGGCCACTTCGCAATGGTCGGATTGTAGAAGAGATTGCAGGCGGAGATTTGGAGCGGGTTGGTGCTTTACTGGGAAGGATTCATGCAGTAGGAAAAAAATCGGATTCAATTCATAGACCAACATTAGACATTCCTTCTTACGGATTAAAATCTTTAAACTTTATATTAGAAAAAAAGTTAATACCAAATCAAACTTTGGCTGAGCGTTACAAAACTACAGCTCTAAGATCCTTTGAAATATTTGAATCCTTAGTAAAAGAATTCCAAATCCCATTTCAAAGAATACATGGGGATTGTCACAAGGGCAACTTACTTGTTTCACCAGATGGTTATAGTATTTTGGACTTTGATGATTTTTTGGTAGGTCCCATCGTACAAGACTTTTGGATGTTGCTTCCGTTAGGTGAAAATGACAGAAAAAATGATTTATTCCAGTTTTTACAAGGTTATACAATGTTTGCTGAGTTTGATGAGAATTGGCTACAATTAGTAGAACCTCTCCGTATTGTCAGATACATTCATTATGCTGCTTGGATCGCAAAACGATGGGAAGATCCTTCTTTTCCTTCTTTGTTTCCCCACTTCGGGACCGAAGAGTATTGGTTAAAAGAAACCTTAGATTTGGAGTCAGCGAAAAAAGATTTGGAAGAACAATCTATAGAAGGGATCACCAAAACGACAGATACGGAGCCAGAAATGACAAACAAAGATTTTTTTTGGGATTGGGAAAACTGA
- a CDS encoding TrmH family RNA methyltransferase: MQIIHSPQDPRLSAYQLLKAKEDPSDKFIADHEKTAVRLLNSTLQVESVFCMPKYWEKHKDLIQSKLRDTNQCFVADKSVFEETIGFSVHQGFMAVGFQRWNLLSEIKSPILFVNSIVDSENIGSILRTAAAFGIQTILFDSKSASPYLRRSVRVSMGSLFHIQLVRISNLTETLISLKTSGHTILSLSLPREGSNLSSKTNTVYEVNKQNRFVLVVGNEAEGIDHEVLNLSDQLIYIPMKNQIDSLNVSHALAVALSHLLG; encoded by the coding sequence ATGCAAATCATCCACTCCCCCCAGGATCCGAGACTTTCCGCTTACCAACTTCTTAAAGCAAAAGAGGATCCTTCTGATAAATTCATTGCGGACCACGAAAAAACAGCTGTTCGCCTTCTTAATTCCACACTCCAGGTAGAGTCCGTGTTCTGTATGCCCAAATATTGGGAAAAACATAAAGACTTAATCCAATCCAAACTCCGAGACACTAACCAATGTTTTGTTGCAGATAAATCAGTATTTGAAGAAACCATTGGGTTTTCTGTGCACCAAGGTTTTATGGCAGTTGGATTCCAAAGATGGAACCTGTTATCTGAAATCAAATCTCCAATTCTATTTGTAAACTCAATTGTTGATAGCGAAAACATTGGATCCATTCTACGAACTGCTGCAGCATTTGGGATCCAAACTATTCTTTTTGATTCCAAATCAGCATCGCCATATCTCCGTAGGAGTGTTAGAGTTTCGATGGGTTCTTTATTTCATATTCAATTGGTTCGTATTTCCAATCTAACAGAAACTTTGATCTCCTTAAAAACATCGGGACATACGATTTTATCACTTAGCCTACCCAGAGAAGGGAGTAATTTATCGTCCAAAACAAATACTGTTTATGAGGTAAACAAACAAAATAGATTTGTATTAGTCGTTGGGAATGAAGCGGAAGGAATTGATCACGAAGTTCTCAATTTATCTGACCAATTAATTTATATTCCAATGAAAAACCAAATTGATTCTTTAAATGTGTCTCATGCGCTTGCTGTTGCATTGTCACACCTGTTAGGTTAA
- a CDS encoding dihydrofolate reductase family protein, with translation MIQYKAFIASSLDGFIARSDGSIDWLTSNEYTLENNDLGYSSFMQGIDCIVMGRTTFETVLSFESYPFASVPVYVLTRNPEYKFESDYPIFIFHGKLKDLTSHLEKNKFKAAYVDGGLVIQSFIKEQMLNEIIVTKIPVLLGSGLSLFGYLAQEQKLEHIQTSTFANGFVQSEYHFK, from the coding sequence ATGATACAATATAAAGCATTTATTGCAAGCAGTTTAGATGGATTCATAGCAAGGTCTGACGGGTCAATCGACTGGCTAACCTCGAACGAATATACATTGGAAAACAATGACTTAGGTTATTCTTCTTTTATGCAAGGTATCGACTGCATTGTGATGGGCAGAACAACTTTTGAAACAGTATTAAGTTTTGAGTCTTATCCTTTTGCATCGGTTCCTGTTTATGTATTAACTCGTAATCCCGAATACAAGTTCGAATCAGACTATCCCATTTTTATATTCCATGGCAAACTTAAAGATTTAACTTCCCATTTAGAAAAAAATAAATTTAAAGCAGCTTATGTAGATGGGGGACTGGTGATTCAATCATTTATCAAGGAACAAATGTTAAATGAAATCATTGTTACAAAAATTCCTGTTTTACTTGGATCGGGGTTATCCCTGTTTGGCTACTTAGCACAAGAGCAAAAATTGGAACACATCCAAACTTCAACTTTTGCAAATGGATTTGTCCAATCAGAATACCACTTTAAGTAA
- a CDS encoding TetR/AcrR family transcriptional regulator yields MKQKIILTALKICEKEGYESFSMRKLATKLDLDPMAIYHYFENKEALTKAMVEQIFKRFEKEITIYEKNPKSNLKSILVEYWALFIEYPGMSFFLIKNSYDGFPSVISLNQTLQMLIKKIYPAVDDKRVLNIIIDFIHGNAFAFSTLLKGRTKEATIDSNKREFESSLSYLLDLFKDS; encoded by the coding sequence ATGAAACAAAAAATTATTCTAACAGCTTTGAAAATTTGTGAAAAAGAAGGATATGAATCGTTTAGTATGCGAAAATTAGCTACAAAACTGGATCTTGATCCGATGGCGATTTACCATTATTTTGAAAATAAAGAAGCTCTGACAAAGGCCATGGTAGAACAAATATTTAAGAGGTTTGAAAAAGAGATTACAATCTATGAAAAAAATCCTAAATCAAATTTAAAAAGTATATTAGTAGAATACTGGGCACTATTTATAGAATATCCGGGGATGTCCTTTTTTTTGATTAAAAATTCTTATGATGGTTTTCCCTCCGTAATATCACTCAACCAAACCCTTCAAATGTTAATCAAGAAAATCTATCCTGCCGTTGATGATAAAAGAGTACTAAACATCATAATTGATTTTATTCATGGGAATGCTTTTGCTTTCTCAACTCTTCTAAAAGGCAGAACGAAAGAGGCAACAATTGACTCAAATAAAAGAGAATTTGAATCTTCCTTGTCTTATCTTTTGGATTTATTCAAAGATTCTTGA
- a CDS encoding PAS domain-containing sensor histidine kinase, translating to MSGGLWFAARGYFQKLRFVKDWSIATLLQAFGWVVMGALRGIIPDWISISAGNSLILLSLVYSNNIIHSMFDRKPMWKSGIFSVLLVFVLLVLHQFSDFSPKYRISLISFAAGIQLILSSNAILAANRKSHLSSRFSAYFYLSCGIFLFLRCLYYTFADVSVSQIAFGKGPIQDITYLFFYVTSVMMTFGFLMMCIDIFIKGQEESEQKYRLLAENTTDVIWVLNFDQQKYLYVSPSVFNITGFTSEEVIHHSLEDSLTPSSLSFIMEVLPMRIQEFKETGERIPFSDEVEQYCKDGSTIWIEANTVFQWNPNGTVNILGVSRNIDKRKKAEIEKDEFYSELQLLNRTKDKFFSIIAHDLKGPIGGMNTFAGMILEDLDTRPLKRTKNDLSILFQSSGEVFILLENLLTWARSQTGEIAFFPEDISLYRSIESSIASASFSIQNKSITLNNFVDPNAMVYADEKMLDTIFRNFISNAIKYSHPGGEIRISSESIGHDIQICIADFGTGITEEIRNNLFRIDAKQSSMPGTLGERGTALGLILCKEFIEKHGGNIRVESEIGKGSQFYFTLPKESSVPIRV from the coding sequence ATGTCTGGGGGCCTTTGGTTTGCCGCTCGAGGTTATTTCCAAAAGCTTAGGTTCGTAAAAGATTGGTCGATCGCAACTTTATTGCAAGCCTTCGGATGGGTAGTCATGGGGGCGTTAAGAGGTATTATACCCGATTGGATATCAATTAGCGCAGGAAATTCACTTATTTTACTTTCATTAGTATATTCTAATAATATCATACATTCTATGTTTGATAGAAAACCTATGTGGAAGTCTGGAATTTTTTCTGTGTTGTTGGTTTTTGTATTACTAGTTCTCCATCAATTTTCGGATTTTTCTCCTAAGTATAGGATTTCTTTAATTTCTTTTGCTGCGGGAATACAGCTTATACTATCATCAAATGCCATTTTAGCTGCAAATCGAAAGTCGCATTTGTCTAGTCGGTTCTCCGCATATTTCTATTTGTCTTGTGGTATTTTTTTGTTTCTTCGCTGTTTGTATTATACATTTGCAGATGTTTCAGTTTCACAAATTGCATTTGGAAAAGGTCCTATTCAGGATATAACCTATTTATTTTTTTATGTAACATCAGTTATGATGACTTTTGGTTTTTTAATGATGTGTATTGATATTTTCATTAAAGGTCAAGAAGAGAGTGAGCAGAAGTATAGATTGCTTGCAGAAAACACTACAGATGTTATTTGGGTGTTAAATTTCGACCAACAGAAGTATCTTTATGTAAGCCCATCCGTTTTTAATATCACTGGTTTTACATCGGAAGAAGTAATACACCATTCTTTAGAGGATTCACTCACTCCATCATCTCTAAGTTTTATAATGGAAGTTTTGCCGATGCGGATTCAAGAGTTTAAAGAAACTGGCGAAAGAATACCATTTAGTGATGAAGTAGAACAATATTGTAAGGATGGTTCCACAATTTGGATAGAGGCAAATACTGTCTTTCAATGGAATCCTAACGGTACTGTCAATATACTGGGAGTATCCAGAAATATTGATAAAAGGAAAAAAGCAGAAATTGAAAAAGACGAGTTTTATTCCGAATTGCAGTTGTTAAACCGAACGAAAGATAAATTTTTCTCAATCATTGCACATGATTTAAAAGGTCCAATTGGTGGAATGAATACTTTTGCAGGTATGATTTTAGAAGATCTAGATACAAGACCTTTAAAACGAACTAAAAATGATTTAAGTATTCTCTTTCAATCCTCTGGCGAAGTTTTTATTTTGTTAGAAAACCTACTAACTTGGGCAAGGTCACAGACTGGTGAAATTGCTTTTTTTCCGGAAGACATCTCTTTATATCGTTCCATAGAATCTTCCATTGCTTCTGCTTCCTTCTCAATCCAAAATAAATCAATCACCCTGAATAATTTTGTAGATCCAAATGCAATGGTGTACGCAGACGAAAAGATGTTAGACACTATCTTTAGAAATTTTATTTCGAATGCCATAAAGTATTCTCACCCTGGTGGTGAAATTCGTATTTCATCCGAATCCATAGGTCATGATATCCAGATATGTATTGCTGATTTTGGTACAGGCATCACAGAAGAAATTCGAAACAATTTGTTTCGGATAGATGCAAAACAATCCAGTATGCCAGGTACACTTGGCGAAAGGGGTACGGCACTGGGTTTAATTTTATGTAAAGAATTTATAGAAAAACATGGAGGAAATATTCGCGTAGAAAGTGAAATAGGTAAGGGATCGCAGTTTTACTTCACCTTACCTAAAGAATCTAGTGTACCTATTCGGGTATAA
- a CDS encoding efflux RND transporter periplasmic adaptor subunit, translating into MTKERFLELLKTKNAKIAMAIILFLGLSFLILKKDPKPVEVSVVTQSVYRQILSVQGKTKIKELYTAYSPVNGVMRRVELHAGDKVTKGMILLTIDWDIVKTVKASANGQILKVYRESAGPVAMGERILDYGDITKIDVSAFVLSEDMPDLDLKDKVLLTGFGEDILEGQVSIIEPSAITKISSLGVEEQRVPIYIEFNPPPGIGDGYELECKIILFEKPNATVIPTSALFREDEKWAVFTVEKKRAKLRFVEIEHQSEGISMIKSGLSIGESVILYPGDTVVNGTKVIPE; encoded by the coding sequence ATGACGAAAGAAAGATTTTTAGAACTATTGAAAACTAAAAACGCAAAAATTGCGATGGCAATCATATTGTTTTTAGGACTCTCCTTTTTAATTTTAAAAAAGGATCCGAAACCAGTGGAAGTATCCGTTGTTACTCAAAGTGTTTATAGACAAATACTTTCCGTACAAGGCAAAACAAAAATTAAAGAACTTTATACTGCCTATTCTCCTGTAAATGGAGTTATGCGCCGAGTAGAATTACATGCTGGCGATAAAGTTACGAAAGGTATGATTCTTTTGACTATTGATTGGGATATTGTGAAAACAGTTAAGGCAAGTGCCAATGGCCAAATTCTAAAGGTGTACCGTGAAAGTGCGGGACCCGTAGCTATGGGGGAACGTATTTTAGATTATGGTGATATTACAAAAATAGATGTTTCTGCTTTTGTTTTATCGGAAGATATGCCTGATTTAGATCTCAAAGACAAAGTTCTACTTACCGGATTTGGTGAAGATATTCTAGAAGGACAAGTCTCTATCATTGAACCTTCCGCGATCACTAAAATCTCCTCCTTAGGTGTTGAAGAACAACGTGTGCCTATTTACATTGAATTCAATCCTCCACCTGGAATCGGAGATGGTTATGAATTAGAATGCAAAATTATCTTATTTGAAAAACCAAATGCCACTGTAATACCTACCTCGGCTTTATTTCGAGAAGATGAAAAATGGGCAGTGTTTACTGTTGAAAAGAAAAGAGCAAAACTTCGATTTGTTGAAATAGAACACCAAAGCGAAGGAATCAGTATGATTAAAAGTGGCCTATCCATAGGCGAATCTGTGATACTTTATCCAGGAGATACGGTTGTGAACGGGACAAAAGTTATACCCGAATAG
- a CDS encoding ABC transporter permease, protein MTMQGLTVGLVIAAGISYFSASWAAYFSLMDAQSNFYSKQNLCEGFVYLNRAPSYLESKIAALPGISDFETRISKEIVLDFPGEVYPSAAQLISLPEHTNTLYLKKGFLPKQNQDIIISENFANANQLEPGSVLSSIIGGKRVYLHVTGVGLSPEFVYVFRPGNPMPDDKHYGIIWMKREAMEANFNFEGAFNQVIFHFATEGEDRFRTMRDLDALLDEFGGLGTKERKLLPSDSFLSDEFRQLRTTAVFLPGIFLAIAAFLLHIISNRLISKEREQIATLRALGYTSKDIIFHYLKLISFITAISSILGVIVGFFLGNAMTGLYGRFYKFPQLIPIFPPLLALFSVSFGILIGGLGTIISLRSIIQLDPAQAMRPAPPGTYTISFWEAWITNLRTIQRMVLRNLFKRPTRTILTILGLSTSIMIMIIGNFIQDTVGTLLDLQFNTIQRETLTLVFRIPVEDSVLLSLKEKKGVFLAEGQRSVPIKITKHRKTKDTILTGISDDSHLRRILNHDLHPIDIPVYGIMMNTDLANKMGIQKGETIVIETLDGEKRKIPVTVSAFANEILGQGVFINRNNLNRMLDEGSLINLALLKTDPLEDKNLIEEFKDNPLVIGLFSKSAILLAFKEMMQRSLQSTSIVILIFTIIISIGVIYNTAMITLSERIYELGSLRILGFSLKEVFEIIAWELTWQILVAIPIGCFFGYKVANLILNSNETEGFKVPAVIFPSTYYYSILLALTTAGISFVIVYRKLKTMDLLSVLKVRE, encoded by the coding sequence ATGACGATGCAGGGTTTGACTGTAGGTCTTGTCATTGCGGCAGGGATTAGTTATTTTTCTGCTTCTTGGGCTGCTTACTTTTCGTTAATGGATGCCCAATCAAATTTTTATAGCAAACAAAACCTTTGCGAAGGATTCGTTTATTTAAACCGCGCACCTTCTTATCTTGAATCAAAAATAGCTGCACTTCCTGGAATCTCTGACTTTGAAACAAGGATTTCTAAAGAAATCGTTTTAGATTTTCCGGGTGAAGTGTATCCATCTGCTGCCCAGTTGATATCTTTACCAGAACATACAAACACCTTATATTTAAAAAAAGGTTTTTTACCAAAACAAAACCAGGACATAATCATAAGCGAAAATTTCGCTAATGCCAATCAGTTAGAACCAGGCTCAGTTCTATCATCCATTATTGGTGGAAAACGTGTTTATTTGCATGTAACAGGCGTTGGTTTATCTCCGGAATTCGTTTATGTTTTCCGACCTGGGAATCCAATGCCCGATGATAAACATTATGGTATCATCTGGATGAAAAGAGAAGCAATGGAGGCGAACTTTAACTTTGAAGGAGCTTTTAATCAGGTTATTTTTCATTTTGCTACGGAAGGAGAAGACCGATTCCGTACGATGCGTGATCTGGATGCATTACTGGATGAATTTGGAGGTTTAGGAACAAAAGAGAGAAAACTATTACCTTCTGATTCATTTTTAAGTGATGAGTTCCGACAACTTCGAACCACTGCGGTATTTTTACCTGGAATTTTTTTGGCAATCGCTGCTTTTCTTTTGCACATCATTTCCAATCGACTCATATCGAAGGAACGAGAACAAATCGCAACCTTACGAGCGCTTGGTTATACATCGAAAGATATTATTTTCCATTATTTAAAACTCATCAGTTTTATCACGGCAATTAGCAGTATTCTTGGAGTGATTGTTGGATTCTTTTTAGGTAATGCGATGACTGGTTTGTATGGAAGATTCTATAAATTTCCACAACTGATTCCTATTTTTCCACCCCTACTCGCTTTATTTAGTGTCAGCTTTGGAATTCTCATCGGTGGACTTGGAACCATTATCTCGTTACGAAGTATCATTCAATTAGACCCCGCACAGGCAATGCGTCCTGCCCCACCGGGAACATATACAATTTCTTTTTGGGAAGCATGGATCACCAATCTTAGAACCATACAAAGAATGGTTTTAAGAAATCTCTTTAAACGACCTACACGAACGATACTCACTATTTTAGGTTTATCAACTTCCATAATGATTATGATCATTGGAAATTTTATTCAAGATACTGTAGGTACTTTGTTAGATTTACAATTTAATACAATTCAACGCGAAACACTCACTTTAGTGTTTAGAATTCCTGTGGAAGACTCTGTATTGTTGAGTCTTAAAGAGAAAAAAGGAGTTTTTTTAGCAGAAGGACAAAGGTCTGTCCCAATCAAAATTACGAAACATAGGAAAACAAAAGACACTATTTTAACGGGAATTTCGGATGATTCCCATTTAAGAAGAATTCTAAATCATGATTTGCATCCCATCGATATACCAGTTTATGGAATCATGATGAATACTGACCTTGCCAATAAAATGGGGATCCAAAAAGGAGAAACCATTGTGATAGAAACTCTTGATGGTGAAAAAAGAAAAATACCTGTTACTGTTTCGGCATTTGCCAATGAAATTTTAGGTCAAGGCGTTTTTATCAATCGAAATAATCTAAATCGGATGTTAGACGAAGGAAGTTTAATTAATTTAGCATTATTAAAAACGGATCCACTAGAAGATAAAAATTTAATTGAAGAGTTTAAAGACAATCCACTTGTGATTGGTTTATTCTCAAAATCTGCAATTCTGCTTGCTTTTAAAGAAATGATGCAACGATCTCTTCAATCGACATCCATCGTCATATTAATATTTACAATTATCATTTCTATTGGGGTGATCTATAATACTGCTATGATTACTTTATCAGAAAGAATTTACGAATTGGGAAGTTTGAGAATTCTGGGTTTCAGTTTAAAAGAAGTTTTTGAGATTATCGCTTGGGAACTAACATGGCAGATTCTTGTGGCGATTCCCATTGGATGTTTTTTTGGTTACAAAGTAGCAAATTTAATCTTAAACAGCAATGAAACAGAAGGATTCAAAGTTCCTGCTGTCATTTTCCCATCTACTTATTATTATTCAATCCTTCTGGCACTAACCACTGCCGGGATTAGCTTTGTCATCGTGTATCGAAAATTAAAAACTATGGACTTATTAAGTGTGCTCAAGGTGAGAGAATAA
- a CDS encoding DUF167 domain-containing protein, translating into MKLTVKVKPNNKKPGLEFISETECIARLKSPPVDGKANEELITLLAKHFHVPKNNITIQSGLSSKSKLVLVLPRT; encoded by the coding sequence ATGAAATTAACTGTAAAGGTAAAACCAAACAATAAAAAACCAGGATTAGAATTTATATCGGAAACAGAATGTATTGCGCGTTTAAAATCTCCACCTGTGGATGGAAAGGCGAATGAAGAACTGATCACCTTACTAGCAAAGCACTTCCATGTTCCCAAAAACAATATCACAATCCAGTCTGGACTTTCATCCAAATCAAAGTTGGTTTTAGTACTTCCAAGAACTTGA